In Candidatus Zixiibacteriota bacterium, a single genomic region encodes these proteins:
- a CDS encoding tetratricopeptide repeat protein: MADKLSPIILILMLVLLVAPKVNSLNTDSLFSAANRAYDNKDFAAALDGYQKLEKGDCVSAPLYYNIGNCYFRQGKLGYAILYYLRAKRLSPRDDDINSNLTYARQFMPTSLEGVRINPVTSFFDRLVDPFTLDGMAWFASFAFIAFMLFLSALLYRQWHGFLIRTAGYILLALVIISSGLTTYKYRTDYMIPKGVIVADEAQVFSGPGEDNHLEFVGAYGLTFKIEKSFGDYYRVTFENQRQGWVKKSSVEVI; the protein is encoded by the coding sequence TTGGCTGATAAATTGTCTCCGATAATTCTGATACTGATGTTGGTACTTTTGGTCGCACCAAAAGTCAACAGTCTCAATACTGATTCTCTTTTTTCTGCGGCGAACCGGGCTTATGACAATAAGGATTTTGCCGCCGCCCTGGATGGATATCAGAAACTGGAGAAAGGCGATTGTGTTTCGGCGCCGCTTTATTACAATATCGGCAACTGCTATTTTCGGCAGGGCAAACTCGGGTATGCTATCCTCTATTATCTGCGAGCCAAACGGCTGAGCCCGCGTGATGACGACATTAACAGTAATCTGACCTACGCCCGCCAGTTCATGCCGACCAGTCTGGAAGGGGTCAGAATCAACCCTGTCACCTCTTTCTTCGATAGACTGGTGGACCCTTTTACACTTGACGGAATGGCCTGGTTTGCCTCATTCGCATTTATCGCCTTCATGCTCTTTTTGAGCGCCCTTCTATACCGGCAATGGCATGGATTCTTAATTAGAACTGCGGGTTACATTCTTCTGGCTCTGGTAATAATATCCTCGGGGCTAACCACTTATAAATACCGTACCGATTATATGATTCCCAAGGGGGTGATTGTGGCCGATGAAGCCCAGGTTTTCAGCGGCCCGGGGGAGGACAATCATCTGGAGTTTGTAGGCGCCTATGGCCTGACATTTAAAATTGAAAAATCGTTTGGTGATTATTACCGGGTTACTTTTGAGAATCAGCGACAGGGGTGGGTCAAGAAATCCAGCGTGGAAGTAATCTGA
- a CDS encoding BatD family protein, producing the protein MMLKKMLILSFLLLPMAAAAQDDITIQISLDRDTINIGEQASLTVTVSGSQRNLPAPELPNLSMFNVYSQGTSTNISIVNGRMETSYSYRYLLQPKRQGTFPIRPVSLVFNQKRYTSNELAVTIIESGVSTPPTLKQEATSQEGEGRDLFLTAEVNKKTAYVNEQITLTLKFFYGVQLYSQPEYNAPQTTDFWTDVLDAQKSYYQIVNGRRYQVIEISSALFPTRSGELTIGPAMVSAMVVVKKAPRRNDPFSMFDDFISQGESRSVRSRPLKINVLPLPENNKPSDFTGTVGDFTITATPDKTDVDMNQPVTVTYKISGTGNIKTIAEPNIGDLQEFRTYRASSDEKISKAGGLVGGTKAFEEVYIPKRAGKLTIPPVKLDFFNPATKKYQSIAAGSIELIVNPAATGDYTDAPLRAVAGRVVESSAKDIRYIKTDPAVLSQRRTVILFAPLYMILNAIPVLLLAAVWIDSLRKAKLNSDVKYARSRAAKKVARKHLSAARKMVDAGMTAPFYAELRRAVFTYVANKLNVSPHGLTGDRLLEILGESGVDEELTAKARELLNQADFAQYSSAEVFPEQIAQSLQAAEDLLIKLEEVRFG; encoded by the coding sequence ATGATGCTGAAGAAGATGTTGATATTATCCTTTCTATTGCTGCCGATGGCGGCCGCCGCGCAGGATGATATAACCATTCAGATTTCTCTTGATCGCGATACGATAAATATCGGGGAACAGGCCTCGTTGACCGTGACCGTTTCCGGTTCGCAAAGGAATCTGCCTGCGCCGGAATTGCCCAACCTTTCCATGTTCAATGTCTATTCGCAGGGAACCTCGACTAATATTTCCATTGTCAACGGCCGCATGGAGACATCTTACTCATATCGCTATCTTCTACAGCCCAAGCGGCAGGGGACTTTCCCCATTCGTCCGGTCTCGCTTGTCTTCAATCAGAAACGGTACACCTCCAACGAATTGGCCGTTACGATTATTGAGTCGGGTGTCAGTACGCCGCCGACATTAAAGCAGGAGGCAACCTCCCAGGAAGGGGAGGGACGGGATCTTTTTTTGACCGCCGAGGTGAACAAAAAGACGGCTTATGTCAATGAACAGATTACACTCACCCTAAAATTTTTTTATGGCGTGCAACTTTACTCCCAGCCGGAGTACAATGCCCCGCAAACAACCGATTTCTGGACCGATGTTCTGGATGCCCAGAAATCCTATTATCAAATTGTCAACGGCCGTCGTTACCAGGTTATTGAAATATCATCGGCTCTTTTCCCCACCCGCTCCGGAGAGTTGACGATCGGCCCGGCCATGGTGTCCGCGATGGTCGTGGTCAAAAAGGCGCCCCGGCGAAATGACCCGTTCTCAATGTTCGACGATTTCATTTCTCAGGGGGAATCACGCAGTGTCCGTTCACGCCCGCTGAAAATAAATGTCCTGCCGCTACCCGAGAATAACAAACCGTCAGATTTTACCGGCACGGTCGGCGATTTTACAATAACCGCTACACCCGATAAAACGGACGTGGATATGAATCAGCCGGTAACGGTAACCTACAAGATAAGCGGCACCGGAAATATAAAGACAATTGCGGAGCCGAATATCGGCGACCTTCAGGAATTCCGCACTTATCGGGCTTCTTCCGATGAAAAAATATCCAAGGCGGGCGGGCTGGTCGGCGGAACAAAAGCTTTTGAGGAGGTATATATTCCCAAGAGGGCCGGTAAGCTGACCATCCCTCCGGTCAAACTTGACTTTTTCAATCCTGCGACAAAGAAATATCAATCAATCGCTGCGGGTTCGATTGAACTCATTGTCAATCCGGCCGCCACCGGCGACTATACCGATGCTCCGCTTCGCGCCGTCGCAGGCCGAGTCGTTGAATCTTCGGCTAAAGACATCCGTTACATCAAGACGGATCCGGCCGTGCTGAGCCAGCGGCGTACGGTCATACTTTTTGCGCCGCTCTATATGATATTGAACGCCATCCCGGTTCTGCTTCTGGCCGCCGTCTGGATTGACAGCCTGCGCAAGGCAAAACTGAACTCTGATGTTAAATATGCCCGCTCCCGGGCGGCCAAAAAAGTGGCCCGGAAACATCTCTCGGCCGCGCGAAAGATGGTCGATGCCGGGATGACGGCTCCCTTCTATGCCGAGCTGAGGCGCGCCGTTTTTACCTATGTGGCCAACAAATTGAATGTCTCGCCGCACGGACTGACCGGTGACCGCCTGCTGGAAATCCTGGGTGAATCGGGCGTCGATGAAGAGTTGACCGCAAAAGCCAGAGAGCTTCTGAATCAGGCCGATTTTGCCCAATATTCATCGGCCGAAGTCTTCCCCGAGCAGATTGCGCAATCCCTGCAAGCCGCCGAAGATCTGCTGATTAAACTGGAGGAGGTGCGGTTTGGCTGA